The following is a genomic window from Balneolaceae bacterium.
TAAAAGAAACTCAACAAAAGGCCTCGGATCTCTTGTGTCTTTATAAAAAGCCCCTGCATAAGCTAAAGTAGGAATAGGATTTTTTTTATAAGCATCTTCATCAATGTTAATTTCATCGAAGTCAAATCCCTGCGGAATAACTTTAAGTTTATTTTTAAATTCATCGTAATATGCTTCTTTTGCTTCCTCTTTCGGGATGGATATATAATCTGCTTTTCTGCAAAAGTTTTTTTCAAAAAATGAAAAATAAAACGGCTTTCTAAATGAATACATTTGCTGCCCCATATATGGATCTCCACAATCAGCAATCCATGTATTTGCAATTCTGTGTTTTTTAGTTCTTGCCGAGGCTGTCCCCCAGTGAATGGTATGCGGATGTGCAATTGAAATCAGCAGATCGTAATGATCTTCATGTTTCAGTTTTTCCTTTACTCTAAACATTAATTCAATATTCGGGTATTCAAAAAATTGCAATAATATTCGATTTATAATCTTCTTTACCCCCAGTGTTACCATGTTACCGGAAATGTTGAATCTTTTAAAAAGTAAAGGGCCTAAATTTTCAATGTTTATATTAAATTTTTCTTCTAAACTTCCGAGCTGATTTTCATGAGTTATGGTTAATAATTTAATATCATGTCCTCTTTTTGAAAGTTCTTTTACAAGTTCAGTAGTTCTGAAGGATCTTGGAGTTTGCTTTGGATAAAATG
Proteins encoded in this region:
- a CDS encoding glycosyltransferase, producing MSKKKKILIVSKSFYPKQTPRSFRTTELVKELSKRGHDIKLLTITHENQLGSLEEKFNINIENLGPLLFKRFNISGNMVTLGVKKIINRILLQFFEYPNIELMFRVKEKLKHEDHYDLLISIAHPHTIHWGTASARTKKHRIANTWIADCGDPYMGQQMYSFRKPFYFSFFEKNFCRKADYISIPKEEAKEAYYDEFKNKLKVIPQGFDFDEINIDEDAYKKNPIPTLAYAGAFYKDTRDPRPFVEFLLKQDVDFKFIVFTNQKGLLESYVGRGNGKLVLKDYIDRSELLNKLSRMDFLVNFENNSAVQSPSKLIDYYLTGRPVLSIDPKKIDKKKIIEFLSSNYTKKQIFSDAGKYKIENVVDQFLKLT